CTGGAGCCTCCTCAGACAGTTGCAGCCTTAGAAGAAGTTGCCAGAGCTTTTGTAGAAGACGATCCGGATGGAAATGGTCAGGCGGACACCATTGGATTGTCGGGACCCGACACCAACGGACATTTGTACGCCACTTTCCTTCGATCGACCAATAATTCTTTTGGACTTGACGGCATCTTTTCAGCTTATGAGGCGTATCCCGGTTACTGGCTGGAAGATGACAACGGAGACACTGTCTACGGATCGATTCTTCCCGAAACAAAGGAAGCTTTGGCAAAGTTGCGTGACATGTATGCTAACGGATTGATTGATAAAGAGATGGCGGTAAGATCAGACGCAAGCGAACTCGTCGCAGGTGGAAAAAGCGGCATGTTCTTTGGACCATGGTGGATGGGGTACGGAGCAGTAGCGGATGCCATTAAGGATAATCCAGATGCCAACTGGCAAGCTTACGCACTACCTTTGAATGAGAATGGTGAGTATACCCCTCACTTAGGAACGCCAACAGGCACCTATCTTGTTGTTCGTAAAGGGTACGAACATCCAGAGGCGGCAATGAAAATTGTCAACAACTATTTGAAAGAGGAGCCAACGTTTGATGAGTCTAAAGGCGGTCTTGGCATGTATCCTTTAAGAATCATTTACTCACCATTGGATACAATCGAATATTCGCTTAAAGCCATCCGTGAGGTGCTGGCTGGCAATAAAACGCCAGAAGATTATGCAGGCGACGAGAAATATCCGCTCTTAGTGTCAGATCTGGAAACGGTGAAAATAGTCAAAAAAGAACCTTATGACGACATGGATATTGAACATTGGGACCCTGAGGCAGATATGGGCATTTGGTCACGAATCTATTCAATTATGGTAGGTGGAGCACCGCTCGCAGACACAGAATACACAGGTGTTTACAGCCAAATCTACTCGCAGACAAGCTTGATGCAACAACGTTGGGTGAATCTGCAAAAGATGGAAGATGAAACATTTTTGAAAATCATCATGGGCACAGAACCGCTGGATACATTTGATACATTCGTTGAAGATTGGAAAAGCCAGGGCGGCACACAAATTACCGAAGAAGTAGCTGAACTCGCCACACAGTAATCCCTTAGGTTTCAGAAGAAATTCTGGAGCAGATAACAATAGTGCAAGGTTAGACTACACTGAAAAAATGGAAGATGAAATGCTTCTGAAAAGTATTAAGGGCAAAAAGCCTGGATGACTTTAATGAATTTGTGACGGATTAAATAATCAAGTTAACTTACAAATTACGGAAGAAAGTTCAATGGCTATCGTGGATGAATACGAAGGTTCCGGATGTCACTCTGGAGCCTTCTTCCATTAGAAGGAGGGGGGAGAACCGCATGGTCAACAAAGGGTTTGCAAAACATTATTATCTTATGATGCTGCCTGGACTGATCTGGCTGTTTATGTTCAGTGTACTGCCAATGTTTGGTATTGTCATTGCTTTTCAGGATTACAATCCAGTGCAGGGTATGCTGGGGTCAAAGTTTGTCGGATTGGATACATTTGAATACATGTTCTCTCTGAACGACACGGCGTCGATTTTCTTTAATACCATTTTTATTGCTGTCATGAAGATTGTAGGCAATCTTATTATTCCCCTCATTTTCGCACTAATGCTGAATGAACTACGGCATATGTTCATCAAACGTTCGATCCAGACGATTGTCTACTTGCCGCATTTCCTGTCCTGGGTCATTCTTGGCGGTATTTTGCTCGATATTTTCTCATATCAGGGTCCGGTTAACCAATTGCTTAGTGCGTTTGGTTTTGATCCGGTGTTGTTCTTCGGACGGGCCGATCTATTTCCGTTTCTTGTAGTAGGAAGTGACATCTGGAAGGAATTCGGTTTTAATACGATTATCTATCTGGCTGCGTTAACAGGTATTAATACAGCACTTTACGAAGCCGCTGCCATTGACGGTGCTTCGAGGCAGCGCATGCTGTGGCACATTACGCTCCCAGGTATTCGGACAACGGTCATCCTTTTGGCGGTACTCGGATTAGGCAATGTCCTGAACGCGGGTTTTGACCAGATTTTCAACCTCTATAATCCACTCGTTTACTCAACAGGCGACATTATTGATACGTGGGTGTACCGAGCAGGGCTGTTAAACATGCAGTATGAACTTGCAACTGCCGTCGGTCTGCTCAAATCTGTGGCTGGTTTCATCCTCATCAGCTTGTCCTATTTCCTAGCCTATCGGTTTACCAACTATCGGATCTTTTAGAAAGGGGGAACAACTGTGGTTTATGAAAAATCTGCTAGGTCAAAGATATTTGATATCGTGTTGCTGGTTGTCCTCATTTCCATTTCCATTACCTGTATTTTGCCACTTTGGTACACATTGTCGTTGTCTTTAAGTTCCAAATCTGCTGCAGCAGCAGGCGCTGTAGCGTTATGGCCGGTTGGTTTCAACCTGAATTCCTATGTGCAGCTTTTGCAGGAAGGCCAGTTTTTTAAATCGTTTTGGATCTCCATTCAGCGAGTCGTTCTTGGCGTTGCCCTTAATTTTATCGTTGTTCCACTCATGGCCTACCCGCTTTCGAAGACGACGAAAGATTTTAAAATGCGCAACGTCTTTATGTGGTCCGTTTTGTTTACGATGTTGTTTAACGGTGGGCTCATCCCACTCTACTTGACCATTAAAAACCTTGGCCTAATGAACAGCATTTGGGCGCTCGTTCTTGTTGGCGGTGCGCAGACCATTGTGTTTAATATCATCTTGACGATGAACTTTTTCCGAAACCTACCAAGTGTCCTTGAAGAAGCTGCACTCGTCGATGGCGCTGGGCCTTGGTATATCCTTTACAAGTTATATATTCCACTGTCCGTCCCTGTGTTGGCGACCGTCACGCTTTTCAGTATCGTGTATCACTGGAACGAGTTTCTCTACGGCCTGATTTTCATGACGCGAGAAGAATTTTACCCACTTCAGACGTACATCCAGCAGCTCACCGTAGCGGTCGATCCGTCGAGCATGACGGAGGATCAGTACAAGCGGATGAGTGAGCTTTCGAACCGGACTCTTGATGCGGCAAAACTGTTTATTGCGATGCTGCCGGTTCTCGCTGTGTATCCATTCCTCCAGCGATTTTTTATCCATGGCATTACGCTCGGGTCTGTTAAAGAATAGCTTGAACGGTATGAATACAGCACAGTCTTCTTATGACAAGTGAAGCTCTGTGAGCATTTAAATAGCACACTACGCGAATCGTTAAAACGGAATTGCTGATTCATCTTGCCTGCACGTGAGCGAAAGAGCCCCATTCTTATGATCGTGAAGGAGTGAAGGCGCTAGATGTGATAATTCATTCTGTCGTTAGTGACAATCATTAATGGAGATACGGCGAAAAAAACAGAGGCAATGGACGTTTCGCTCCGTTGTCTCTGTTTTTTTACACTTGTGCCGTTAATAGTAAGGGACCGTTTTTGGTAATCGCGAGGGTATGCTCGTATTGCGCGGACCATGACCCATCGACGGTTCGTGCTGTCCAGCCATTGGTGTCCATTTTGCTTTGCCACGCCCCTTGATTGATCATTGGCTCAATCGTAATCACCATACCTTCTTTTAAGCGGGCTCCTTTTCCTGGCAAGCCATAATGAAGAATTTGTGGGTCTTCATGCATGCTCGCTCCAATGCCATGCCCTGTGAAATCACGAACAACGGAATAGCCAGCTGCTTCCGCATAGGATTGAATGGCATGGCCGATATCGCCGAGACGTTTGCCAGGTATCGCTTGTTCAATGCCTTTGTCCAAGCAAGTACGGGCAACGTATAGTAAGTTGTTGGTTTCTTCCGAGACTGTGCCAACGGCGTACGTCCAAGCAGAATCAGACAGACTGCCGTGAAGGTTTACGACCATATCAATCGTAACAATATCTCCTTGTTTGAGCGGCTTTTTTCTTGGAAACCCGTGACAAATTTCATCGTTGATTGAGGCGCATGTGGCATATTTGTAGCCACGATACCCCTTTTGCTCAGGTGTGGCGCCATGTTCTTTCAAAAACGCTTCAACGAATTGGTCAATCTCATGCGTTGTCACACCAGGCTTTATTCGTTTCGCAATTTCTCTATGGCAGGCGGCCAATACCTTCCCAGATTCGTGCATTGCTTGTATTTCTCTGGCCGATTTTAACGTAATCAAATGCCTAACTCCTTTTTTTGACAGTACTCCTGTAGTATTGTTTACTATTCTATTCTAATCTCTAAAGTGCTAGGATGTGCGAAGTTGAAACAATCTCTTCATTTATAAAATTCTCCCATTTGTTTATAAAAAAAGCAACAGAGATCCCCGTTTTGAGCAAAGAAAAAGTGACCCCTCCAAATTGAGTAGTCACACATAAGCATTTAGTTATTTTTTCTCTTGAAAAGCAAGGTTCAATGCTAAGGTGCCAAGAACAGTGGCCATAACCCAGTTTTGGATGTTCACCATAAACGGTTTTTTGCCGATCCATTCGGACAGTTGGGCCGCAAACACCACAATGAGCAAATTCACTATGAAGCTCACAAGGATTTGCGTGCTTCCAAGGATGGCCGTTTGAGTGAATAATGAACCACGAGCAGGGTCCATGAATTGCGGCAGCAACGAAACGTACAAAATGGCAATCTTAGGATTCAATAGATTGGTCATAAACCCCATTATGTAAAGTTTCTTTGGAGATTCCATGGTCAATTTTTGCGGTGTACCGATGGAGTGAGCTCCTGGACGTACAGCCTTCCATGCTAACCAAAGCAGGTATAAAACGCCGACCCAGCGGATGATGTCATACATGACAGGGACCCATACAAAGAGGAGAGACAGGCCTAACATTGTCGCGATGACATAAAACAAAAACCCTGTGATGACGCCTAGAAGAGAAATGAATCCATCTCTTCTGCCTTGCGTAATGGTGCGTGAGATTAAATAAATCATGTTAGGTCCTGGGGAGCAAACCATTCCTAATGAGACAAGAGCAAACGCAGCTAACGTACTCCATTCGACCATCCTGCACGCTCCTTTTTGAAAATGATCATACCATAATAGAAGACACTACATTCAACTAATATAAAAAACCTTTCCAAGTGGATTCGTGGAAAGGTCATCGGGAGTGTTAGGCACTCTTATGCTGTAGTGTTTTCAGCATACATGATATAGTAGCAGAATGTAGGGTTTCATGGACCGTTGAAAAGTTAAATGCCTCACCGAACGTTCTGAATGTGAGTGGACCAATTTGTA
This Aureibacillus halotolerans DNA region includes the following protein-coding sequences:
- the map gene encoding type I methionyl aminopeptidase yields the protein MITLKSAREIQAMHESGKVLAACHREIAKRIKPGVTTHEIDQFVEAFLKEHGATPEQKGYRGYKYATCASINDEICHGFPRKKPLKQGDIVTIDMVVNLHGSLSDSAWTYAVGTVSEETNNLLYVARTCLDKGIEQAIPGKRLGDIGHAIQSYAEAAGYSVVRDFTGHGIGASMHEDPQILHYGLPGKGARLKEGMVITIEPMINQGAWQSKMDTNGWTARTVDGSWSAQYEHTLAITKNGPLLLTAQV
- a CDS encoding LysE family translocator — its product is MVEWSTLAAFALVSLGMVCSPGPNMIYLISRTITQGRRDGFISLLGVITGFLFYVIATMLGLSLLFVWVPVMYDIIRWVGVLYLLWLAWKAVRPGAHSIGTPQKLTMESPKKLYIMGFMTNLLNPKIAILYVSLLPQFMDPARGSLFTQTAILGSTQILVSFIVNLLIVVFAAQLSEWIGKKPFMVNIQNWVMATVLGTLALNLAFQEKK
- a CDS encoding ABC transporter permease, giving the protein MVNKGFAKHYYLMMLPGLIWLFMFSVLPMFGIVIAFQDYNPVQGMLGSKFVGLDTFEYMFSLNDTASIFFNTIFIAVMKIVGNLIIPLIFALMLNELRHMFIKRSIQTIVYLPHFLSWVILGGILLDIFSYQGPVNQLLSAFGFDPVLFFGRADLFPFLVVGSDIWKEFGFNTIIYLAALTGINTALYEAAAIDGASRQRMLWHITLPGIRTTVILLAVLGLGNVLNAGFDQIFNLYNPLVYSTGDIIDTWVYRAGLLNMQYELATAVGLLKSVAGFILISLSYFLAYRFTNYRIF
- a CDS encoding extracellular solute-binding protein, with the protein product MKTTFKGAALAGMCLLFIVSGCSGGTNESASNESPSDKTSPSEPADPFGAYEEPITIRIGQVVDPTDTSLPEGDTPLDNQYTRSVKENLNIDVEHYFTAAPANYDQKVSLAIASNDLPDAMVVGAVEVRQMYESGQLEDLTEVYENYASPTIKQIIDGTGEIALGSATFDGKLMAIPNIQVQADGVHTLWIRQDWLDKLGLEPPQTVAALEEVARAFVEDDPDGNGQADTIGLSGPDTNGHLYATFLRSTNNSFGLDGIFSAYEAYPGYWLEDDNGDTVYGSILPETKEALAKLRDMYANGLIDKEMAVRSDASELVAGGKSGMFFGPWWMGYGAVADAIKDNPDANWQAYALPLNENGEYTPHLGTPTGTYLVVRKGYEHPEAAMKIVNNYLKEEPTFDESKGGLGMYPLRIIYSPLDTIEYSLKAIREVLAGNKTPEDYAGDEKYPLLVSDLETVKIVKKEPYDDMDIEHWDPEADMGIWSRIYSIMVGGAPLADTEYTGVYSQIYSQTSLMQQRWVNLQKMEDETFLKIIMGTEPLDTFDTFVEDWKSQGGTQITEEVAELATQ
- a CDS encoding carbohydrate ABC transporter permease, which codes for MVYEKSARSKIFDIVLLVVLISISITCILPLWYTLSLSLSSKSAAAAGAVALWPVGFNLNSYVQLLQEGQFFKSFWISIQRVVLGVALNFIVVPLMAYPLSKTTKDFKMRNVFMWSVLFTMLFNGGLIPLYLTIKNLGLMNSIWALVLVGGAQTIVFNIILTMNFFRNLPSVLEEAALVDGAGPWYILYKLYIPLSVPVLATVTLFSIVYHWNEFLYGLIFMTREEFYPLQTYIQQLTVAVDPSSMTEDQYKRMSELSNRTLDAAKLFIAMLPVLAVYPFLQRFFIHGITLGSVKE